The Streptococcus toyakuensis genome has a window encoding:
- a CDS encoding NADPH-dependent FMN reductase — protein MSKKVLFIVGSLRQGSFNHQMALEAEKALAGKAEVSYLDYSAVPLFSQDLEVPTHPAVAAAREAVLAADAIWIFSPVYNHSIPGPVKNLLDWLSRALDLSDTRGASALQDKFVTVSSVANAGHDQLFAIYKDLLPFIRTQVVGDFTAARVNDSAWADGKLVLEETVLNSLEKQAQDLVAAVQ, from the coding sequence ATGTCTAAAAAAGTATTATTTATCGTCGGTTCACTACGTCAAGGTTCTTTCAATCACCAAATGGCTCTCGAAGCTGAGAAAGCACTTGCTGGTAAAGCAGAAGTTAGCTATCTTGATTACTCAGCTGTACCTCTCTTCAGCCAAGATTTGGAAGTTCCAACTCATCCAGCTGTAGCTGCTGCTCGTGAAGCAGTTCTCGCTGCGGATGCTATCTGGATTTTCTCACCAGTTTATAATCACTCAATTCCTGGGCCAGTGAAAAACTTGCTTGACTGGCTATCTCGTGCTCTTGACTTGTCTGATACACGTGGCGCTTCTGCCCTTCAAGACAAGTTTGTTACCGTATCATCTGTAGCCAATGCAGGTCACGATCAACTCTTCGCTATTTACAAAGACCTCTTGCCATTCATCCGTACACAAGTCGTTGGTGACTTTACTGCTGCACGTGTTAACGACTCTGCCTGGGCAGATGGAAAATTAGTTCTAGAAGAAACAGTCCTAAATTCACTTGAAAAACAAGCTCAAGACTTGGTTGCAGCAGTTCAATAA